From Neobacillus sp. PS2-9, the proteins below share one genomic window:
- a CDS encoding cysteine desulfurase, whose product MNIQDIRKQFPILDQEVNGNPLVYLDSSATSQKPLQVIEAVDKYYREINSNVHRGVHTLGTRATDAYEGAREKVRKFINAKSIQEVIFTRGTTTSINTVAASYAAANLKEGDEIVITYMEHHSNIIPWQQVARRTGAQLKYIPLQEDGTISLDDVRATITANTKVVSVMQVSNVLGVINPVKEIAQIAHENGAIMVVDGAQSAPHMKIDVQDLDCDFLAFSGHKMCAPTGIGVLYGKKHLLENMEPIEFGGEMIDFVQLQESTWKELPWKFEGGTPIIAGAIGLGAAIDFLTEIGLENIAEHEHKLAAYALDKMSAVEGMTIYGPLDAAKRAGLITFNLTDVHPHDVATVLDAEGIAVRAGHHCAQPLMRWLKASATARASFYLYNTEEDIDKLVEGLVKTKEYFSDVF is encoded by the coding sequence ATGAATATCCAGGATATTCGCAAACAGTTTCCGATCCTAGACCAAGAAGTGAACGGCAATCCGTTGGTGTATTTAGATAGTTCTGCTACATCACAAAAGCCGCTTCAAGTGATCGAGGCAGTTGATAAATATTACCGTGAAATCAATTCCAATGTCCATCGTGGTGTGCATACTTTAGGAACAAGAGCTACTGATGCGTACGAAGGGGCAAGAGAAAAGGTTCGCAAATTTATCAATGCTAAATCGATTCAGGAAGTTATTTTTACAAGAGGAACAACGACTTCTATTAATACTGTGGCAGCAAGCTATGCTGCCGCTAATCTTAAAGAAGGCGATGAAATCGTTATAACTTATATGGAGCACCACAGCAATATTATCCCATGGCAGCAAGTGGCCAGACGGACAGGTGCCCAGTTAAAATACATTCCTCTCCAAGAGGATGGAACCATCTCACTTGATGATGTACGTGCAACCATTACAGCGAACACAAAGGTTGTTTCTGTGATGCAAGTATCAAATGTACTTGGCGTTATTAATCCGGTGAAAGAAATTGCACAAATCGCCCATGAAAATGGGGCAATTATGGTAGTAGATGGTGCGCAGAGTGCTCCGCATATGAAAATTGATGTTCAGGATTTGGATTGCGATTTCCTTGCATTCTCTGGACACAAAATGTGCGCTCCTACTGGTATCGGCGTTCTTTATGGAAAGAAACATTTACTAGAAAACATGGAGCCGATTGAATTTGGCGGTGAAATGATTGATTTCGTGCAATTGCAGGAATCAACGTGGAAAGAGCTTCCGTGGAAATTCGAAGGCGGAACACCTATAATTGCAGGTGCGATTGGTCTAGGAGCTGCCATCGACTTTTTAACTGAAATAGGCTTAGAGAATATTGCTGAGCACGAACATAAGCTTGCTGCTTATGCGTTAGATAAAATGTCTGCAGTTGAAGGTATGACGATTTATGGCCCGCTTGATGCGGCGAAACGCGCAGGTCTCATAACATTTAATTTAACAGACGTACATCCACACGATGTAGCAACCGTATTAGATGCAGAAGGTATTGCTGTCCGTGCGGGACATCATTGTGCACAGCCGTTGATGAGGTGGCTTAAGGCTTCAGCAACTGCTCGTGCTAGCTTCTATTTATATAATACTGAAGAGGATATTGATAAACTCGTTGAAGGGCTTGTCAAAACAAAGGAGTATTTCAGCGATGTCTTCTAA
- the sufU gene encoding Fe-S cluster assembly sulfur transfer protein SufU: protein MSSNNLDSLYRQVIMDHYKNPRNRGVLEDGSHTINMNNPTCGDRIQLSLKVENGIVVDAKQEGEGCSISMSSASMMTQAIKGKKIDEALKMSQIFSDMMQGKEYDEDLDLGDIEALQGVAKFPARIKCATLAWKAMEKGLKEDEKE, encoded by the coding sequence ATGTCTTCTAATAATTTAGATTCACTTTACCGTCAAGTCATTATGGATCATTATAAAAATCCTCGAAACCGTGGTGTGTTGGAGGATGGAAGCCATACGATTAACATGAATAACCCTACATGTGGAGACCGCATTCAATTGAGCCTTAAGGTGGAAAATGGAATTGTGGTTGATGCAAAGCAAGAAGGGGAAGGCTGTTCGATTTCCATGTCATCGGCTTCGATGATGACTCAAGCAATTAAAGGGAAAAAGATCGATGAGGCTTTAAAAATGTCACAAATCTTCTCTGATATGATGCAAGGGAAAGAGTATGATGAAGACCTTGATTTAGGTGATATTGAGGCCCTCCAAGGGGTTGCCAAGTTTCCAGCCCGCATTAAATGTGCCACGTTAGCGTGGAAGGCAATGGAAAAAGGATTGAAAGAAGATGAAAAAGAATAG
- the sufB gene encoding Fe-S cluster assembly protein SufB yields MAKKMPEIGDYKYGFADKDVSIFRSKRGLTDDIVKEISKLKNEPQWMLDFRLKSLEHFYKMPMPQWGGDMASLNFDEITYYVKPSEKSEKSWDEVPEEIKATFDKLGIPEAEQKYLAGVSAQYESEVVYHNMKVELEELGIVFKDTDSALRENEDIFREHFGKTIPPTDNKFAALNSAVWSGGSFIYVPPGVKVDTPLQAYFRINSENMGQFERTLIIVDEGAHVHYVEGCTAPVYTTNSLHSAVVEIVIKKDAYCRYTTIQNWANNVFNLVTKRAVCEANATMEWIDGNIGSKLTMKYPAVILKGEGARGLTLSIAIAGKGQHQDAGAKMIHLAPNTSSTIVSKSISKHGGKVTYRGQVHFGRKADGARSNIECDTLIMDNKSTSDTIPYNEILNDNISLEHEAKVSKVSEEQLFYLMSRGISEQEATEMIVMGFIEPFTKELPMEYAVEMNRLIKFEMEGSIG; encoded by the coding sequence ATGGCGAAAAAAATGCCAGAAATCGGTGATTATAAATATGGTTTTGCCGATAAAGACGTTTCCATATTCCGATCAAAACGCGGTTTAACAGATGATATAGTAAAAGAAATTTCTAAGTTGAAGAACGAACCCCAATGGATGTTAGACTTCCGTTTGAAATCGCTTGAGCATTTTTACAAAATGCCAATGCCACAATGGGGCGGCGATATGGCTTCTTTAAACTTTGATGAAATTACGTATTATGTAAAACCATCGGAGAAATCTGAGAAGTCATGGGATGAAGTACCTGAAGAAATCAAGGCTACTTTTGATAAACTAGGAATTCCTGAAGCAGAGCAAAAGTACCTTGCTGGGGTATCTGCACAGTATGAATCTGAAGTTGTTTATCACAACATGAAGGTAGAACTAGAAGAATTAGGAATCGTCTTTAAAGATACCGATTCCGCTTTAAGAGAAAATGAAGATATTTTCCGGGAACACTTTGGAAAAACAATTCCGCCAACAGATAACAAGTTTGCTGCACTTAACTCTGCCGTATGGTCAGGGGGCTCATTTATCTATGTACCACCAGGTGTGAAAGTGGATACTCCTTTACAGGCTTACTTCCGCATTAACTCTGAAAACATGGGTCAGTTTGAACGTACCTTAATCATCGTAGATGAAGGTGCACACGTGCATTACGTTGAGGGTTGTACTGCACCAGTCTATACAACTAACTCCCTGCACAGTGCAGTGGTTGAGATTGTTATTAAAAAAGATGCTTATTGCCGTTACACAACCATTCAAAACTGGGCTAACAACGTGTTCAACCTAGTTACCAAGCGTGCAGTTTGTGAAGCAAACGCAACAATGGAATGGATTGACGGAAATATCGGTTCTAAGTTAACAATGAAATACCCAGCCGTTATTTTAAAAGGTGAAGGTGCTCGTGGTTTGACTTTATCTATTGCGATTGCAGGTAAAGGTCAGCATCAGGATGCTGGAGCAAAAATGATTCATTTAGCACCAAACACATCTTCAACAATCGTTTCCAAGTCCATTTCTAAGCACGGCGGTAAAGTAACCTACCGTGGTCAGGTGCACTTCGGACGTAAGGCAGATGGTGCCCGTTCTAATATCGAATGTGATACATTAATTATGGATAACAAGTCGACATCAGATACCATTCCTTACAATGAGATATTAAACGATAACATTTCACTTGAGCACGAAGCCAAGGTTTCTAAAGTATCAGAAGAGCAGCTTTTCTACTTGATGAGCCGTGGTATTTCTGAACAAGAAGCTACTGAAATGATCGTTATGGGCTTCATCGAGCCATTTACAAAGGAATTACCAATGGAATATGCCGTTGAAATGAACCGTCTGATTAAGTTTGAGATGGAAGGTTCCATCGGTTAA
- a CDS encoding DUF72 domain-containing protein, translated as MIYIGVTGWGDHDSLYSSGTSSRDKLKHYAGHFPIVEVDSAFYAIQPKRNAEKWVQETPGSFQFIVKAYQGMTGHMRGEIPFESKQAMFLAFKDSLQPYIEKSKLAMVLFQFPPWFSCKRENVEYLRWCKQEMEEVPCALEFRHQSWFAPPYIQKTLDFMKQENWIHSICDEPQSGEGSIPTVLTAVDHQRVLVRFHGRNVHGWQKRNAENWREVRYLYRYNQKELEEWRESIVKLSEETEHVYLLFNNNSGGDAADNAKDMMNLLDIEYEGLAPRQLDLF; from the coding sequence TTGATTTATATCGGTGTCACAGGCTGGGGAGACCATGACAGCTTATATTCAAGTGGAACTTCCTCAAGGGACAAATTAAAGCACTATGCGGGCCATTTTCCAATTGTAGAGGTAGACTCTGCATTTTATGCAATTCAGCCCAAACGAAATGCAGAAAAGTGGGTGCAAGAAACGCCAGGAAGCTTTCAGTTTATCGTAAAAGCCTACCAAGGTATGACGGGGCATATGCGTGGAGAAATTCCCTTTGAAAGCAAACAAGCGATGTTTCTTGCATTTAAAGACTCCTTACAGCCATACATAGAAAAAAGTAAACTAGCCATGGTCCTGTTTCAATTCCCACCGTGGTTTAGTTGTAAACGTGAAAATGTTGAATACTTACGATGGTGTAAACAAGAAATGGAAGAGGTCCCTTGTGCATTAGAGTTCAGGCACCAATCCTGGTTTGCTCCCCCTTATATACAAAAAACGCTTGATTTTATGAAACAGGAAAACTGGATCCATAGTATTTGTGACGAACCACAGTCTGGTGAAGGTTCTATTCCCACCGTTTTAACGGCTGTAGACCATCAAAGGGTTCTGGTGAGATTCCATGGCCGCAATGTTCATGGCTGGCAAAAGAGGAATGCAGAAAATTGGCGTGAGGTACGCTATCTGTATCGATATAACCAGAAAGAATTAGAGGAATGGCGCGAGTCGATAGTAAAGCTCTCGGAAGAGACTGAACATGTCTATCTTTTGTTTAATAACAACTCTGGCGGAGATGCAGCGGATAATGCGAAGGATATGATGAATCTTTTAGACATAGAATACGAAGGACTAGCCCCAAGGCAATTGGATTTATTTTAA
- a CDS encoding sulfite exporter TauE/SafE family protein: MEWIVLVIVGLIASSLGSLIGMGGGIIVVPALLYLATLPEFSHLTPQVVVGTSLFTMIFTGLSSTLAYMKIKTVDYKSGLIFLIGSGPGSILGAWITEKLDLHSFNLYFGLFIIFVSFVLLVKDKLKPLPFRKDKGVVRQFTDNIGRNFEYGFNPIMAVLISFVVGFLSGIFGIGGGSLMVPTMIILFFFPPHVAVATSMFMILPTAILSSITHIALGNVNWLYALALVPGAWMGAKVGVFLNTKLKSKTIVWIIRVILIIVGIRLIYQGITG; encoded by the coding sequence ATGGAATGGATTGTTTTAGTTATAGTGGGGTTGATTGCAAGCTCTTTAGGGTCACTCATTGGCATGGGAGGAGGAATTATCGTTGTTCCTGCTTTACTTTACTTAGCCACACTGCCTGAATTCAGTCACCTCACCCCGCAGGTTGTGGTTGGGACCTCCCTTTTTACAATGATTTTTACGGGTCTTTCATCCACACTTGCCTATATGAAAATTAAGACCGTGGATTATAAAAGTGGACTTATTTTTCTTATTGGAAGTGGTCCAGGTAGCATTCTAGGTGCCTGGATTACTGAAAAGCTCGATTTGCATTCATTTAATCTATATTTCGGATTATTTATTATTTTTGTTTCCTTTGTTTTACTAGTAAAGGATAAATTAAAGCCTCTTCCTTTTCGGAAAGATAAGGGAGTTGTCCGTCAATTTACCGATAACATTGGGAGAAACTTCGAATATGGTTTTAACCCGATAATGGCCGTTCTCATTTCCTTTGTAGTTGGATTTTTATCAGGGATTTTTGGAATAGGCGGCGGCTCTTTGATGGTACCAACGATGATTATTCTTTTCTTTTTCCCACCGCATGTAGCTGTGGCCACATCTATGTTCATGATTTTGCCAACAGCTATCTTAAGTTCCATTACTCATATTGCTTTAGGTAATGTGAATTGGCTGTATGCACTGGCATTAGTACCTGGTGCTTGGATGGGAGCAAAAGTAGGAGTATTCTTAAATACAAAGCTAAAAAGCAAAACGATTGTCTGGATTATCAGAGTAATCCTTATTATTGTCGGTATACGATTAATCTATCAAGGAATAACAGGGTAA
- a CDS encoding bifunctional UDP-sugar hydrolase/5'-nucleotidase has protein sequence METIHIFHTNDLHSHFEHWPRIQHFLKQQREQLKNIGEEVFLFDIGDFLDRWHPYTEATRGKGNVTLLNESQYTAVTIGNNEGINLPYEDLYQLYDEAKFDVILANLYVNQDYPSWARPYEIYKTSSGTKVGVLGLTAPFTHLYELLGWRLTDPIEELSNWIQILKKEVDIIILLSHLGLHEDERIAEEFPDIDVILGAHTHHVLERGKVINQVLLGAAGKHGNFVGHVTLHLDEKKKLSQKEATLYDFNQLPAVLNEQDKIASFLKKGQGMLSEKVTVITEPLQSDPFRETNLVRLLCEALREWCGTDCAVVNAGLLLGSLSGEVTEYDLLSICPHPINPCVIELTGKELMSILKQTKDEALHHKQIKGLGFRGTVLGIFVYDQIITKGKTIFVAGKELELDQTYTLALPDMFTFGHFFKDILPKKEKKYFLPEFLRDILKWKLSGSHR, from the coding sequence ATGGAAACGATACATATTTTTCATACCAATGATTTACACAGCCATTTCGAGCATTGGCCGCGCATTCAACATTTCTTGAAGCAGCAGAGAGAGCAACTCAAGAACATAGGAGAAGAAGTTTTCTTATTTGATATTGGCGACTTTCTTGATCGTTGGCACCCCTATACAGAGGCAACTAGAGGCAAGGGGAATGTAACCCTTTTAAATGAGAGTCAATATACGGCTGTCACGATTGGTAATAATGAAGGGATTAATCTCCCATACGAGGATTTATACCAGCTATATGATGAAGCTAAGTTTGACGTCATATTAGCCAATCTTTATGTAAATCAAGACTATCCTTCTTGGGCAAGGCCATATGAGATTTACAAGACAAGTAGTGGGACAAAGGTTGGGGTCCTAGGATTAACCGCCCCATTTACCCATCTCTACGAACTGCTTGGCTGGAGATTGACTGACCCAATTGAAGAACTGAGCAACTGGATACAGATTTTAAAAAAAGAAGTGGACATTATCATTCTACTTTCCCACCTTGGTTTACATGAGGATGAACGCATTGCGGAAGAATTTCCAGATATTGATGTGATTCTAGGTGCCCACACCCATCATGTACTGGAGAGAGGAAAGGTAATCAACCAAGTACTTCTTGGGGCAGCCGGAAAGCATGGGAACTTCGTTGGTCATGTAACTCTTCATTTGGATGAGAAAAAGAAACTCTCCCAAAAAGAAGCAACCCTCTATGATTTTAACCAACTGCCGGCTGTCTTAAATGAACAAGATAAAATTGCGTCCTTTTTAAAAAAGGGGCAGGGTATGTTAAGCGAAAAAGTCACGGTCATTACCGAGCCTTTACAAAGTGATCCCTTCCGTGAAACCAACTTAGTACGATTGCTTTGTGAAGCGTTAAGAGAATGGTGCGGGACAGATTGTGCCGTCGTGAATGCAGGGCTCCTTCTGGGTAGTTTATCGGGCGAAGTCACTGAGTACGATTTGCTCTCAATTTGTCCACATCCAATAAATCCGTGTGTCATTGAATTAACGGGGAAAGAATTAATGTCTATTCTAAAACAAACAAAGGATGAAGCCTTGCACCATAAACAAATAAAGGGCCTTGGCTTCAGAGGAACTGTGCTAGGGATCTTCGTCTATGACCAAATTATCACCAAAGGAAAAACAATCTTTGTTGCAGGGAAGGAATTGGAGCTTGATCAGACCTACACCCTCGCACTTCCTGATATGTTTACCTTTGGCCATTTTTTCAAAGACATCCTTCCAAAAAAAGAAAAGAAGTATTTCTTGCCTGAGTTTTTACGGGATATATTAAAATGGAAGCTTTCAGGTTCCCATCGATAA
- a CDS encoding DUF1805 domain-containing protein, translated as MIDLSPIEINGHTFLAVSVLLPKTTLLAVTSDKGYIMCGALDVGLLNEKLKDRKIIAGRAVGVRTIDQLLNAPLESVTLEAEELGIHQGMIGKDALLKMV; from the coding sequence TTGATTGATCTTTCGCCAATTGAAATAAACGGCCATACCTTCCTGGCTGTTTCCGTATTACTTCCAAAGACAACTTTGCTTGCTGTGACAAGCGATAAAGGATATATTATGTGCGGTGCCTTAGATGTGGGCTTATTAAACGAGAAGTTAAAGGACCGTAAAATCATTGCTGGTCGTGCAGTCGGTGTGAGGACTATTGATCAGCTACTAAATGCTCCGCTAGAATCTGTCACATTAGAAGCAGAAGAATTAGGTATTCATCAAGGGATGATCGGTAAAGATGCCTTGTTGAAGATGGTTTAA
- the yunB gene encoding sporulation protein YunB, translated as MRKLRRRLPKRGPLPFRYVMLLTFVFFLFSTATGLWMVNKGIEPTLMRYAETETRNIASLVINRAITKRTTNVGDNNEVIKIVPGSNGSGENAQLNTDLINRVLAEITAQIQKNLKTARRGEIALLESDVEIETENTEKDDGIVWYVPLGQATNISLLGNIGPKIPVKFHAIGEVEPDVHIQTKEMGINNTWVEVSVDIQVSVQIITPFATKITKLKQSIPVGGSLVHGEVPQFYNGGGGSITPSIQIPEKKTETKKKTETKKSGK; from the coding sequence TTGAGAAAATTACGCCGGCGTCTACCTAAACGTGGACCGCTGCCTTTCCGATATGTCATGCTGCTAACCTTTGTTTTTTTTCTTTTTTCCACTGCTACTGGCTTATGGATGGTTAATAAAGGGATCGAGCCCACCTTAATGCGATATGCTGAAACAGAAACGCGGAATATTGCGTCGCTTGTCATCAACAGGGCGATTACAAAACGGACGACAAATGTGGGAGACAATAATGAAGTAATAAAAATTGTGCCAGGAAGCAATGGATCAGGGGAAAATGCACAGTTGAATACAGATTTAATCAATCGTGTATTAGCTGAAATAACTGCACAAATTCAAAAGAACTTAAAAACTGCCAGAAGGGGCGAAATCGCCTTATTAGAGTCGGATGTTGAAATCGAAACGGAAAATACGGAAAAGGATGATGGGATTGTCTGGTATGTACCATTAGGGCAAGCAACAAATATTTCCCTTTTGGGGAATATTGGACCGAAAATACCAGTCAAATTTCATGCCATTGGTGAAGTGGAACCGGATGTCCATATCCAAACAAAAGAAATGGGAATCAATAATACATGGGTGGAGGTTTCTGTAGATATACAAGTGTCAGTTCAGATTATTACTCCGTTTGCAACGAAAATTACCAAATTAAAACAAAGCATACCTGTAGGTGGCTCGTTGGTCCATGGAGAGGTTCCACAATTCTATAATGGAGGCGGAGGAAGCATCACACCATCTATTCAAATACCAGAAAAGAAAACAGAAACAAAGAAGAAAACTGAAACGAAAAAGTCTGGAAAGTAG
- a CDS encoding M23 family metallopeptidase: MYINWEGGFLLRAVLIIGTFLLFFTSSFAVRNAHAEEPDPYKERMKLYKKVETVTQIPWYYLAAIDQYERSIRQVRKDLPKPDSVIGIYFRPEEWAGLTNPNSEEESPAVIQFFNGMGVDGNGDGKASLKSDEDVLYAFAHYLLSYGVDPDNIKIGLWNYYHRDKTVGIIAGKAKIYRHFGRLNLDTQVFPVPIRSNHSYRSTWGDARGWGGRRIHEGTDIFAGYGVPVRATNYGIIEMKGWNKFGGWRIGIRDINNTYHYFAHLSGFAKDLKVGQIVEPGMVIGGVGSSGYGPPGTSGKFPPHLHYGMYKDNGITEWSFDPYPHLAKWKRIERINIRKK, translated from the coding sequence ATGTACATTAATTGGGAAGGAGGATTCCTGTTGCGGGCTGTTCTGATTATTGGAACTTTCCTTTTATTCTTCACCTCTTCTTTTGCTGTAAGGAATGCACATGCGGAGGAACCCGATCCATATAAGGAAAGAATGAAATTATATAAAAAAGTTGAAACGGTCACACAAATTCCGTGGTATTATTTAGCAGCCATTGATCAATACGAAAGAAGCATCCGTCAAGTCCGCAAAGACTTGCCTAAACCAGATAGTGTAATCGGAATCTACTTTCGTCCTGAGGAGTGGGCGGGTCTGACCAATCCGAACTCGGAAGAAGAATCCCCTGCTGTCATCCAGTTTTTCAATGGAATGGGTGTGGATGGAAATGGGGATGGAAAAGCAAGCCTTAAAAGCGATGAGGATGTTTTATATGCATTTGCCCATTATCTTCTTTCTTACGGTGTGGACCCTGATAATATAAAGATTGGACTTTGGAATTATTACCATCGTGATAAAACGGTCGGAATTATTGCTGGTAAGGCAAAAATTTATCGCCACTTTGGACGGCTCAATTTAGATACTCAAGTATTCCCTGTGCCCATTCGTAGCAATCATAGCTACAGAAGTACTTGGGGAGATGCACGAGGTTGGGGCGGGAGAAGAATACACGAAGGTACCGATATATTTGCAGGCTATGGCGTTCCTGTTCGAGCTACTAACTATGGCATTATTGAGATGAAGGGCTGGAATAAGTTTGGTGGCTGGAGAATTGGTATTCGTGATATTAATAATACGTATCATTACTTTGCCCATCTAAGCGGGTTTGCTAAGGATTTAAAAGTTGGGCAGATTGTAGAGCCAGGAATGGTCATCGGTGGTGTTGGAAGCTCTGGATACGGCCCTCCAGGAACCTCAGGAAAATTCCCTCCGCACTTGCACTATGGTATGTACAAAGATAATGGAATAACCGAATGGTCATTTGACCCTTATCCACATTTAGCCAAATGGAAACGGATTGAACGAATTAATATACGAAAAAAATAG
- the lipA gene encoding lipoyl synthase encodes MSKKEEILRKPDWLKIKLNTNESYTGLKKMMREKNLHTVCEEARCPNIHECWAVRRTATFMILGDTCTRACRFCAVKTGLPTELDLQEPERVADSVQLMNLKHVVVTAVARDDLKDGGAAVFAETVRAIRRKNPFTSIEVLPSDMGGKEENLQLLMDAKPDILNHNIETVRRLTPRVRARAKYDRSLEFLRRAKEMQPSIPTKSSLMIGIGETKEEILEVMDDLRANHVDIMTIGQYLQPTKSHLKVEKYYSPDEFKELQQIAMNKGFSHCEAGPLVRSSYHADEQVNAAAKHKHLLGEKEAQEA; translated from the coding sequence ATGAGTAAAAAAGAAGAAATTCTACGAAAGCCTGACTGGCTAAAAATAAAGCTAAATACCAATGAGTCATACACAGGGTTAAAGAAAATGATGCGTGAAAAAAATCTTCATACAGTTTGTGAAGAGGCTCGCTGCCCTAATATACACGAATGCTGGGCAGTAAGACGTACAGCAACCTTTATGATTCTTGGTGATACATGTACGCGTGCGTGCCGTTTCTGTGCGGTTAAAACGGGTTTACCAACTGAATTAGATTTACAAGAGCCTGAAAGAGTGGCAGACTCCGTTCAATTAATGAACTTAAAGCATGTGGTAGTTACAGCAGTTGCACGTGATGATTTAAAAGATGGCGGGGCCGCTGTTTTTGCTGAAACGGTTCGTGCCATTCGTCGTAAAAATCCATTTACCAGTATTGAAGTACTTCCTTCTGATATGGGCGGGAAAGAAGAAAATTTACAGCTATTAATGGATGCGAAACCGGATATCCTTAATCATAATATTGAAACCGTTAGACGCTTAACACCAAGAGTGAGAGCTCGCGCTAAATATGATCGCTCTCTCGAGTTCCTCCGTCGTGCGAAAGAAATGCAGCCAAGCATTCCCACTAAATCCAGTTTAATGATTGGTATCGGAGAAACGAAAGAAGAAATCTTGGAAGTAATGGATGACTTAAGAGCGAATCATGTAGATATTATGACTATAGGTCAGTATTTACAGCCAACCAAAAGTCATCTAAAGGTTGAGAAGTATTATAGCCCTGATGAATTTAAGGAATTACAACAAATCGCAATGAACAAAGGATTTAGCCACTGTGAAGCAGGCCCACTTGTCCGTTCATCTTATCATGCGGATGAACAAGTAAATGCAGCAGCGAAACATAAACACTTACTTGGTGAAAAAGAAGCCCAGGAAGCATAA
- a CDS encoding YhcN/YlaJ family sporulation lipoprotein: MMKKFIIIAGLCTITALTGCSKDMGNRDVYEESGNTINVNNKRHELYNEGASRGVRNVSDNYGFVRHQKSPIMNDNTANDGYTALDREQLANIISKYSVNVPNVNDAATLVTDQEVLIAYTTDSKDRNMTADQVKKTAFSVVPRYYHVYVTDNKTLMRDVENLANLDSTSRNARHAVTELITQMKKSPQGMRLSDSENENGETQDDMDIKRINMHKR, encoded by the coding sequence ATGATGAAAAAATTTATCATAATCGCTGGATTATGTACCATAACAGCATTAACTGGATGCTCAAAGGATATGGGAAATCGTGATGTATATGAAGAAAGCGGTAATACCATTAATGTGAATAACAAAAGACACGAACTTTACAATGAAGGTGCTAGCCGTGGCGTACGTAACGTTAGTGACAATTATGGTTTTGTTCGCCACCAAAAGAGCCCAATAATGAATGATAATACGGCAAATGACGGCTATACAGCCTTAGACCGCGAACAGCTTGCCAATATTATTAGTAAATATAGTGTAAATGTTCCTAACGTGAATGACGCAGCCACACTTGTTACTGATCAGGAAGTGTTGATTGCTTATACTACCGATTCAAAAGATCGTAATATGACGGCTGATCAGGTGAAGAAAACCGCTTTTTCAGTCGTACCAAGATACTATCACGTCTATGTAACAGATAATAAAACGCTAATGCGCGATGTAGAGAATTTAGCTAATCTGGACTCTACAAGCCGTAATGCGCGTCATGCCGTTACTGAACTGATTACGCAAATGAAAAAGTCCCCTCAGGGTATGCGTTTGAGTGATAGCGAAAATGAAAACGGCGAAACACAAGATGATATGGATATCAAAAGGATTAATATGCATAAGCGTTAA
- a CDS encoding YutD family protein — translation MIVINNISYEILQEYRDGYNEEAFKSRYSDILSRYDYIVGDWGYGQLRLKGFFDDQNQKATFDTKISTLSEYLYEYCNFGCAYFVLKKVKK, via the coding sequence ATGATCGTAATAAACAATATCTCTTATGAAATTCTCCAGGAATATCGGGATGGGTATAATGAAGAGGCTTTTAAATCAAGGTATAGCGATATTTTATCTAGGTATGATTATATTGTAGGGGATTGGGGATACGGACAGCTGCGCCTGAAAGGGTTCTTTGATGACCAAAACCAAAAAGCTACTTTTGATACAAAAATTAGCACGTTAAGTGAGTACCTTTATGAATATTGCAACTTTGGCTGTGCATACTTTGTATTGAAAAAAGTGAAAAAATAA
- a CDS encoding cytosolic protein — MADIDSEQYHDFSNVEAQRNFLTVEDLPEGPYGSPRGKNDPVENKSTPWEQEQRYYSAFNYEYKSLHEDLPRQMDGAHPPHDDPETDKQAPYNE; from the coding sequence ATGGCAGATATAGATTCTGAGCAGTATCATGATTTCTCGAATGTGGAAGCTCAAAGGAACTTCTTAACGGTAGAGGATCTTCCAGAGGGACCATACGGATCTCCGCGGGGTAAAAATGATCCAGTTGAGAATAAAAGCACCCCCTGGGAACAAGAACAGCGCTACTATAGTGCATTTAATTATGAATATAAATCACTTCATGAAGATTTGCCTAGACAGATGGACGGGGCACACCCGCCACATGATGACCCTGAAACAGACAAACAGGCTCCCTATAATGAATAG